One stretch of Vulpes lagopus strain Blue_001 chromosome 12, ASM1834538v1, whole genome shotgun sequence DNA includes these proteins:
- the RXRA gene encoding retinoic acid receptor RXR-alpha isoform X3 produces the protein MAAPSLHPSLGPGIGSSLGSPGQLHSPISTLSSPINGMGPPFSVISSPMGPHSMSVPTTPTLGFGTGSPQLSSPMNPVSSSEDIKPPLGLNGVLKVPAHPSGNMASFTKHICAICGDRSSGKHYGVYSCEGCKGFFKRTVRKDLTYTCRDNKDCLIDKRQRNRCQYCRYQKCLAMGMKREAVQEERQRGKDRNENEVESTSSANEDMPVEKILEAELAVEPKTETYVDANMGLNPNSPNDPVTNICQAADKQLFTLVEWAKRIPHFSELPLDDQVILLRAGWNELLIASFSHRSIAVKDGILLATGLHVHRNSAHSAGVGAIFDRVLTELVSKMRDMQMDKSELGCLRAIVLFNPDSKGLSNPAEVEALREKVYASLEAYCKHKYPEQPGRFAKLLLRLPALRSIGLKCLEHLFFFKLIGDTPIDTFLMEMLEAPHQMT, from the exons ATGGCCGCCCCCTCGCTGCACCCCTCTCTGGGGCCTGGCATCGGCTCCTCGCTTGGCTCCCCGGGACAACTGCACTCGCCTATCAGCACGCTGAGCTCCCCCATCAACGGCATGGGCCCACCCTTCTCGGTCATCAGCTCCCCCATGGGCCCCCACTCCATGTCGGTGCCTACCACGCCCACCCTGGGCTTCGGCACCGGCAGCCCCCAG CTCAGCTCCCCCATGAACCCCGTCAGCAGCAGCGAGGACATCAAGCCGCCGCTGGGCCTCAATGGTGTCCTCAAGGTCCCGGCCCACCCCTCAGGGAACATGGCGTCCTTCACCAAGCACATCTGTGCCATCTGTGGGGACCGCTCCTCAG GCAAGCACTACGGAGTGTATAGCTGTGAGGGCTGCAAGGGCTTCTTCAAGCGGACGGTGCGCAAGGACCTGACCTACACCTGCCGCGACAACAAGGACTGCCTGATCGACAAGCGGCAGCGCAACCGCTGCCAGTACTGCCGCTACCAGAAGTGCCTGGCCATGGGCATGAAGCGGGAAG CCGTGCAGGAGGAGCGGCAGCGGGGCAAGGACCGGAACGAGAATGAGGTGGAGTCCACGAGCAGCGCCAACGAGGACATGCCAGTGGAGAAGATTCTGGAGGCGGAGCTGGCTGTGGAGCCCAAGACTGAGACGTACGTGGATGCGAACATGGGGCTGAACCCCAATTCG CCCAACGACCCCGTCACCAACATCTGCCAGGCTGCGGACAAGCAGCTCTTCACTCTGGTCGAGTGGGCCAAGCGGATCCCGCATTTCTCTGAGCTGCCCCTGGACGACCAGGTCATCCTGCTCAGGGCAG gctGGAATGAGCTGCTCATCGCCTCCTTCTCCCACCGGTCCATCGCCGTGAAGGATGGGATCCTTCTGGCCACCGGACTGCACGTCCACCGGAACAGTGCCCACAGCGCGGGGGTGGGCGCCATCTTCGACAG GGTGCTGACAGAGCTCGTGTCCAAGATGCGGGACATGCAGATGGACAAGTCGGAGCTGGGCTGCCTGCGTGCCATTGTCCTCTTCAACCCGG ACTCCAAGGGGCTCTCGAACCCGGCGGAGGTGGAGGCACTGCGAGAGAAGGTCTACGCGTCCCTGGAGGCGTATTGCAAACATAAGTACCCCGAGCAGCCAGGAAG GTTTGCCAAGCTGCTGCTCCGCCTGCCGGCCCTGCGCTCTATCGGCCTCAAGTGCCTGGAACATCTCTTCTTCTTCAAACTCATCGGAGACACGCCCATTGACACCTTCCTCATGGAGATGCTGGAAGCCCCCCATCAGATGACTTAG
- the RXRA gene encoding retinoic acid receptor RXR-alpha isoform X2, with product MDTKHFLPLDFSTQVNSSSLNSPTGRGSMAAPSLHPSLGPGIGSSLGSPGQLHSPISTLSSPINGMGPPFSVISSPMGPHSMSVPTTPTLGFGTGSPQLSSPMNPVSSSEDIKPPLGLNGVLKVPAHPSGNMASFTKHICAICGDRSSGKHYGVYSCEGCKGFFKRTVRKDLTYTCRDNKDCLIDKRQRNRCQYCRYQKCLAMGMKREAVQEERQRGKDRNENEVESTSSANEDMPVEKILEAELAVEPKTETYVDANMGLNPNSPNDPVTNICQAADKQLFTLVEWAKRIPHFSELPLDDQVILLRAGWNELLIASFSHRSIAVKDGILLATGLHVHRNSAHSAGVGAIFDRVLTELVSKMRDMQMDKSELGCLRAIVLFNPDSKGLSNPAEVEALREKVYASLEAYCKHKYPEQPGRFAKLLLRLPALRSIGLKCLEHLFFFKLIGDTPIDTFLMEMLEAPHQMT from the exons ACTTCTCCACCCAGGTGAACTCCTCATCCCTCAACTCCCCCACGGGGCGTGGCTCCATGGCCGCCCCCTCGCTGCACCCCTCTCTGGGGCCTGGCATCGGCTCCTCGCTTGGCTCCCCGGGACAACTGCACTCGCCTATCAGCACGCTGAGCTCCCCCATCAACGGCATGGGCCCACCCTTCTCGGTCATCAGCTCCCCCATGGGCCCCCACTCCATGTCGGTGCCTACCACGCCCACCCTGGGCTTCGGCACCGGCAGCCCCCAG CTCAGCTCCCCCATGAACCCCGTCAGCAGCAGCGAGGACATCAAGCCGCCGCTGGGCCTCAATGGTGTCCTCAAGGTCCCGGCCCACCCCTCAGGGAACATGGCGTCCTTCACCAAGCACATCTGTGCCATCTGTGGGGACCGCTCCTCAG GCAAGCACTACGGAGTGTATAGCTGTGAGGGCTGCAAGGGCTTCTTCAAGCGGACGGTGCGCAAGGACCTGACCTACACCTGCCGCGACAACAAGGACTGCCTGATCGACAAGCGGCAGCGCAACCGCTGCCAGTACTGCCGCTACCAGAAGTGCCTGGCCATGGGCATGAAGCGGGAAG CCGTGCAGGAGGAGCGGCAGCGGGGCAAGGACCGGAACGAGAATGAGGTGGAGTCCACGAGCAGCGCCAACGAGGACATGCCAGTGGAGAAGATTCTGGAGGCGGAGCTGGCTGTGGAGCCCAAGACTGAGACGTACGTGGATGCGAACATGGGGCTGAACCCCAATTCG CCCAACGACCCCGTCACCAACATCTGCCAGGCTGCGGACAAGCAGCTCTTCACTCTGGTCGAGTGGGCCAAGCGGATCCCGCATTTCTCTGAGCTGCCCCTGGACGACCAGGTCATCCTGCTCAGGGCAG gctGGAATGAGCTGCTCATCGCCTCCTTCTCCCACCGGTCCATCGCCGTGAAGGATGGGATCCTTCTGGCCACCGGACTGCACGTCCACCGGAACAGTGCCCACAGCGCGGGGGTGGGCGCCATCTTCGACAG GGTGCTGACAGAGCTCGTGTCCAAGATGCGGGACATGCAGATGGACAAGTCGGAGCTGGGCTGCCTGCGTGCCATTGTCCTCTTCAACCCGG ACTCCAAGGGGCTCTCGAACCCGGCGGAGGTGGAGGCACTGCGAGAGAAGGTCTACGCGTCCCTGGAGGCGTATTGCAAACATAAGTACCCCGAGCAGCCAGGAAG GTTTGCCAAGCTGCTGCTCCGCCTGCCGGCCCTGCGCTCTATCGGCCTCAAGTGCCTGGAACATCTCTTCTTCTTCAAACTCATCGGAGACACGCCCATTGACACCTTCCTCATGGAGATGCTGGAAGCCCCCCATCAGATGACTTAG
- the RXRA gene encoding retinoic acid receptor RXR-alpha isoform X1, with the protein MTHSGLAHVALARSSGSWDFSTQVNSSSLNSPTGRGSMAAPSLHPSLGPGIGSSLGSPGQLHSPISTLSSPINGMGPPFSVISSPMGPHSMSVPTTPTLGFGTGSPQLSSPMNPVSSSEDIKPPLGLNGVLKVPAHPSGNMASFTKHICAICGDRSSGKHYGVYSCEGCKGFFKRTVRKDLTYTCRDNKDCLIDKRQRNRCQYCRYQKCLAMGMKREAVQEERQRGKDRNENEVESTSSANEDMPVEKILEAELAVEPKTETYVDANMGLNPNSPNDPVTNICQAADKQLFTLVEWAKRIPHFSELPLDDQVILLRAGWNELLIASFSHRSIAVKDGILLATGLHVHRNSAHSAGVGAIFDRVLTELVSKMRDMQMDKSELGCLRAIVLFNPDSKGLSNPAEVEALREKVYASLEAYCKHKYPEQPGRFAKLLLRLPALRSIGLKCLEHLFFFKLIGDTPIDTFLMEMLEAPHQMT; encoded by the exons ACTTCTCCACCCAGGTGAACTCCTCATCCCTCAACTCCCCCACGGGGCGTGGCTCCATGGCCGCCCCCTCGCTGCACCCCTCTCTGGGGCCTGGCATCGGCTCCTCGCTTGGCTCCCCGGGACAACTGCACTCGCCTATCAGCACGCTGAGCTCCCCCATCAACGGCATGGGCCCACCCTTCTCGGTCATCAGCTCCCCCATGGGCCCCCACTCCATGTCGGTGCCTACCACGCCCACCCTGGGCTTCGGCACCGGCAGCCCCCAG CTCAGCTCCCCCATGAACCCCGTCAGCAGCAGCGAGGACATCAAGCCGCCGCTGGGCCTCAATGGTGTCCTCAAGGTCCCGGCCCACCCCTCAGGGAACATGGCGTCCTTCACCAAGCACATCTGTGCCATCTGTGGGGACCGCTCCTCAG GCAAGCACTACGGAGTGTATAGCTGTGAGGGCTGCAAGGGCTTCTTCAAGCGGACGGTGCGCAAGGACCTGACCTACACCTGCCGCGACAACAAGGACTGCCTGATCGACAAGCGGCAGCGCAACCGCTGCCAGTACTGCCGCTACCAGAAGTGCCTGGCCATGGGCATGAAGCGGGAAG CCGTGCAGGAGGAGCGGCAGCGGGGCAAGGACCGGAACGAGAATGAGGTGGAGTCCACGAGCAGCGCCAACGAGGACATGCCAGTGGAGAAGATTCTGGAGGCGGAGCTGGCTGTGGAGCCCAAGACTGAGACGTACGTGGATGCGAACATGGGGCTGAACCCCAATTCG CCCAACGACCCCGTCACCAACATCTGCCAGGCTGCGGACAAGCAGCTCTTCACTCTGGTCGAGTGGGCCAAGCGGATCCCGCATTTCTCTGAGCTGCCCCTGGACGACCAGGTCATCCTGCTCAGGGCAG gctGGAATGAGCTGCTCATCGCCTCCTTCTCCCACCGGTCCATCGCCGTGAAGGATGGGATCCTTCTGGCCACCGGACTGCACGTCCACCGGAACAGTGCCCACAGCGCGGGGGTGGGCGCCATCTTCGACAG GGTGCTGACAGAGCTCGTGTCCAAGATGCGGGACATGCAGATGGACAAGTCGGAGCTGGGCTGCCTGCGTGCCATTGTCCTCTTCAACCCGG ACTCCAAGGGGCTCTCGAACCCGGCGGAGGTGGAGGCACTGCGAGAGAAGGTCTACGCGTCCCTGGAGGCGTATTGCAAACATAAGTACCCCGAGCAGCCAGGAAG GTTTGCCAAGCTGCTGCTCCGCCTGCCGGCCCTGCGCTCTATCGGCCTCAAGTGCCTGGAACATCTCTTCTTCTTCAAACTCATCGGAGACACGCCCATTGACACCTTCCTCATGGAGATGCTGGAAGCCCCCCATCAGATGACTTAG